The DNA segment AACATCAAcaattgttaattgtttaagTTTCACGTATGGGGCTGTACTGTAAATATGGAAGAACACGTTATTTACTAAAAcctaaatgtttttaatgtgaAAATGTTTACCTCAGTGTACTTATGGGCATTGCATTAACCAAATAATGGTGAAAATGAAAACTAAAAGTTTCTTGTTGTTTTCGACAACCGTTTTTgctattagtatatttttaatagttttccACTCGCAACCCCCGCAGTCATTTCAAAGTATAGTTTCTCAAACCCATCAGCATATAAAAAACTTCCAGGTAAGTTAGTattgttattgaataatataattatttcatatgcGTATTCATGACAATATACGTACAGCTAAAAACAATGCCTCGACTGGTGTAGTTGCGCTAAACTTATTTAAGCTAAACGTGACCAGAGCAGTACTGCAAATCTGTAttcataaatttgttttaagtctgttgatatttaataacgtatataaaaacaatttaacagaATTATACTTATAAGGTATGTAAGATTTATGTGCGATTTCTTCTATTGTTCTCTCTAGATATGTAGTTTTTTCTATCTTATGTCCATTTGAGTAATATTAATtggattaaatttaatatttttgtgagTGGTTATTTGTGAAACTGAGGGATTTTGGgcattgataatatttttatgttatttagaaaGTATGATTTTGcccttcatttaaaaaaaaaaaaaatttatctgAACATAGCAGGCCTCTTTGACCCAGGAGCAGCTACGGGATGTTGAAGAGCGTCATCTGGTGCAAGAAGAGCGCTACCTCAGCCTTGTTGGATTGGCTGGGCATGTTGAACTCTGGAAGAACACAACCGTCCCTGTGCTTGTAACTCATGCTCGCAATGATGATCATGCACTAGTTGTAGCCTTTATAAGGGCAGCTCAGAAACTTCCATACACCATACTTGTCTACAATCTTGGCCTCAAACCCTATTCTTTAAATGTGGTATgttgtatgtatgtgtgataaattaaaactatagaaTAGTGTTATGCTGTTGTGTAATGTGTTTGTTTATAACCTGGTTGTCTATTTCATATAGACAACTGAGATTTCGaaatttatagaatatagaaatattaggGTTTgttctttcaaataaactaaaattggtCTATGGGAGCTCGCTTTTGACAATTTGTTGGTTAGCAAAAGATTATTTTAGACCCATGATTTTGTGACATTTGTGGGTAAATTCCAATGTGCACCCttgtttacattattatttaaaattttgtaagtatagtattatttatgaattattgtaAAAGTCTGTAAATTCTTTACGGACATAAGATTTCAATGAAACAAAGCCTAAATATTTCTTCATGCTACAATAAGTCTATTTGTGAAAACCTCATAAGAGTCAATAATATACCTGTACTGAAATTAGTAGATTATCAATGGGATTCCTAGGCCTATTTATATTCGATAGAAATGGGATgcatcataataataatattagctattattttaattgttgtatGTGCTACAGTTTTTCCTTgctattcttaaaaaatattaaacattttgttttatcaacCAGATTTCCAACTACTGCAATTCATCAAAGTGTGTTGTGATAGATTTCGATCTCACAGCATTCCCTGCGCACGTCAACGACGAGAGCATCACTGCCTTTCGACCGCTTGTCATTCAGGTATATAATACGGAGCGAAGTGAAGTAAATCTGTGGCACCAACGAACCAGCacagaaaattaacaaaataattgttgCAGCACGCGCTGAGTCGCGTGGGCGGGGTGGTGTACTGCTCCGCGGCCAGCAGATGGCGCGGGTCAGCGGCCGAGCTGGAGGCGACGTGGCGGGGTGCCGCAACGTCGCTGGGCGTGGTTGCCTGGCCGCGGAGAGCCGCCGTCACCTCGCTCACGCACCCGCACATGTTCACCTACTTCCACGCCGACGTCGACGACTTCCTCTTCGTTCAGATGCTCGACACTTCGCGTCTCGTCTTGGCCGCCTGCGACCGCCTAGCGCCTCTCATGCGGCCCTGGGTGCAGTGCGCGCTCACCGCCGACTGCATCATGCCCGTCGGTCGGTACGAGTTGTTTACAACCCACCGATACTTATTGTTACAAATTGTTTGCGGGAAATTTATACAGATTCTGTTCccaaaaatttattacgttCATAAAAGTCGACCGAAgagatagaaataaaaataataaataaatataaactttgtgTTGAAACGTTCATTACATCTTCAGTCAGCTGTACGACAAATGTTTGTGGACAGGCGCTCAGTCGGAGGGCTGCCGTTTCGACAAGAAGCCGCAATATCGGTATTCGGGGTGCCACGGACAGGACGCGTCGGCGTTGAGCATCATCCTGGGACTCCGCAGCGGGTTCGAAGAGA comes from the Pieris brassicae chromosome 4, ilPieBrab1.1, whole genome shotgun sequence genome and includes:
- the LOC123708188 gene encoding uncharacterized protein LOC123708188 isoform X3, giving the protein MVKMKTKSFLLFSTTVFAISIFLIVFHSQPPQSFQSIVSQTHQHIKNFQEQLRDVEERHLVQEERYLSLVGLAGHVELWKNTTVPVLVTHARNDDHALVVAFIRAAQKLPYTILVYNLGLKPYSLNVISNYCNSSKCVVIDFDLTAFPAHVNDESITAFRPLVIQHALSRVGGVVYCSAASRWRGSAAELEATWRGAATSLGVVAWPRRAAVTSLTHPHMFTYFHADVDDFLFVQMLDTSRLVLAACDRLAPLMRPWVQCALTADCIMPVGAQSEGCRFDKKPQYRYSGCHGQDASALSIILGLRSGFEESGYTGAAGRWGRASAQRALSAQRPLSARRNGSTTPRPDERSDRTDRYDSR
- the LOC123708188 gene encoding uncharacterized protein LOC123708188 isoform X2, which codes for MVKMKTKSFLLFSTTVFAISIFLIVFHSQPPQSFQSIVSQTHQHIKNFQASLTQEQLRDVEERHLVQEERYLSLVGLAGHVELWKNTTVPVLVTHARNDDHALVVAFIRAAQKLPYTILVYNLGLKPYSLNVISNYCNSSKCVVIDFDLTAFPAHVNDESITAFRPLVIQHALSRVGGVVYCSAASRWRGSAAELEATWRGAATSLGVVAWPRRAAVTSLTHPHMFTYFHADVDDFLFVQMLDTSRLVLAACDRLAPLMRPWVQCALTADCIMPVGAQSEGCRFDKKPQYRYSGCHGQDASALSIILGLRSGFEESGYTGAAGRWGRASAQRALSAQRPLSARRNGSTTPRPDERSDRTDRYDSR
- the LOC123708188 gene encoding uncharacterized protein LOC123708188 isoform X1, translated to MVKMKTKSFLLFSTTVFAISIFLIVFHSQPPQSFQSIVSQTHQHIKNFQQASLTQEQLRDVEERHLVQEERYLSLVGLAGHVELWKNTTVPVLVTHARNDDHALVVAFIRAAQKLPYTILVYNLGLKPYSLNVISNYCNSSKCVVIDFDLTAFPAHVNDESITAFRPLVIQHALSRVGGVVYCSAASRWRGSAAELEATWRGAATSLGVVAWPRRAAVTSLTHPHMFTYFHADVDDFLFVQMLDTSRLVLAACDRLAPLMRPWVQCALTADCIMPVGAQSEGCRFDKKPQYRYSGCHGQDASALSIILGLRSGFEESGYTGAAGRWGRASAQRALSAQRPLSARRNGSTTPRPDERSDRTDRYDSR